A single region of the Nocardioides sp. W7 genome encodes:
- a CDS encoding DEAD/DEAH box helicase has protein sequence MPNSLVALLKERDITIPSPIQAATLPDSLAGRDVLGRGRTGSGKTYAFLLPLVTRLQASDKRPQPKRPRALILAPTRELVGQIQEALAPLAKAANLTTMTVFGGVGQNPQVAALRRGADIVLACPGRLEDLIGQGHCDLGAIEITILDEADHMADLGFLPGVRRIMDRTPREGQRMLFSATLDNGVNVLVKRFLTNPATHEADSAQSPVSKMDHHVLHVHRDQRVPVLVDLTSAPGRTVVFTRTKHGAKALTRQLNKNGVPAVELHGNLSQGARTRNMDAFHAGKASTLVATDIAARGIHVDDVALVVHADPPAEHKAYLHRSGRTARAGAAGTVITLMTEDQVRDVRDLTRAAGIKPTITKVDGPRHPMLAQLAPGERVVVVGGIEIEVPEQARQPKQSRPGGGPGGGGPAGGGRNRRRGGSGGGSGQGGGQGRQSGGQSSGGQSAGGQSRKPAAKRASSAGAAASGGSRHSASSFSSGRR, from the coding sequence GTGCCCAATTCCCTCGTCGCCCTCCTCAAGGAGCGCGACATCACCATCCCGTCGCCGATCCAGGCGGCGACCCTTCCCGACTCCCTCGCGGGTCGCGACGTGCTCGGCCGCGGCCGCACCGGCTCCGGCAAGACCTACGCGTTCCTGCTGCCGCTCGTGACCCGGCTCCAGGCCTCCGACAAGCGTCCGCAGCCCAAGCGGCCCCGCGCGCTGATCCTGGCCCCGACCCGTGAGCTGGTCGGCCAGATCCAGGAGGCGCTCGCGCCCCTGGCCAAGGCCGCCAACCTGACCACCATGACCGTCTTCGGCGGCGTCGGCCAGAACCCCCAGGTCGCGGCCCTGCGCCGGGGTGCCGACATCGTGCTGGCCTGCCCCGGCCGGCTCGAGGACCTGATCGGCCAGGGTCACTGCGACCTCGGCGCGATCGAGATCACCATCCTCGACGAGGCCGACCACATGGCCGACCTCGGCTTCCTGCCCGGCGTGCGCCGGATCATGGACCGCACGCCCCGCGAGGGCCAGCGGATGCTCTTCTCGGCCACCCTCGACAACGGCGTCAACGTGCTGGTCAAGCGGTTCCTGACCAACCCGGCGACCCACGAGGCCGACTCGGCGCAGTCGCCGGTCTCCAAGATGGACCACCACGTCCTGCACGTGCACCGCGACCAGCGGGTGCCGGTGCTGGTCGACCTGACCAGCGCGCCCGGTCGCACCGTGGTCTTCACCCGCACCAAGCACGGTGCCAAGGCGCTGACCCGCCAGCTGAACAAGAACGGCGTCCCCGCCGTCGAGCTGCACGGCAACCTCAGCCAGGGCGCCCGCACCCGCAACATGGACGCGTTCCACGCCGGCAAGGCCAGCACCCTGGTCGCGACCGACATCGCCGCGCGCGGCATCCACGTCGACGACGTGGCGCTCGTCGTGCACGCCGACCCGCCGGCCGAGCACAAGGCCTACCTGCACCGCTCGGGCCGTACGGCGCGCGCCGGTGCCGCGGGCACCGTCATCACCCTGATGACCGAGGACCAGGTGCGCGACGTGCGCGACCTGACCCGGGCGGCCGGCATCAAGCCGACCATCACCAAGGTCGACGGCCCGCGCCACCCGATGCTCGCCCAGCTCGCCCCCGGCGAGCGGGTCGTGGTCGTCGGTGGCATCGAGATCGAGGTCCCCGAGCAGGCCCGCCAGCCGAAGCAGTCCCGCCCCGGCGGCGGCCCCGGTGGAGGCGGTCCCGCCGGTGGCGGTCGCAACCGCCGTCGCGGCGGCAGTGGCGGTGGCAGCGGTCAGGGCGGCGGCCAGGGTCGCCAGTCGGGCGGCCAGTCCTCCGGCGGCCAGTCCGCGGGCGGTCAGTCCCGCAAGCCCGCGGCCAAGCGCGCTTCGTCCGCGGGCGCGGCTGCCTCCGGTGGCTCGCGCCACAGCGCGTCGTCCTTCTCTTCGGGTCGTCGCTAA
- a CDS encoding D-alanine--D-alanine ligase, with product MSTRVAVIGGGVSCEHEVSLASAAGVADALEGRYEVVRLTIDPDGTWRDGEQRPIGLAGAVAVLGTCAVAVPVVHGPHGEDGTLAALCELAGIPYVGSGVGAGAIAMDKWVTKLVAEAIGVPTAPGVLMSAASAASYRFTHPVVVKPVAAGSSHGVSLVRTADELAPALAAALALDDRVLVEDVVVGREIDVAVLATGGGLVVSPALEIVVDGLFDFDAKYGGGADFRVPAALEEVDRKALEDAAVAVYGALGCAGVARVDFFLTSDGPVLNEVNTMPGFTEHSQVPRMFAASGLSYPDLVDLLVRDAIAP from the coding sequence ATGAGCACCCGGGTCGCCGTCATCGGCGGCGGTGTGAGCTGCGAGCACGAGGTCTCGCTGGCCTCGGCCGCCGGGGTCGCGGACGCGCTCGAGGGCCGCTACGAGGTGGTCCGGTTGACCATCGACCCCGACGGCACCTGGCGCGACGGCGAGCAGCGGCCGATCGGGCTGGCCGGTGCCGTGGCCGTGCTGGGCACCTGCGCCGTCGCGGTCCCGGTCGTGCACGGACCGCACGGCGAGGACGGCACCCTGGCCGCCCTCTGCGAGCTCGCCGGCATCCCGTACGTCGGCTCCGGGGTCGGCGCCGGTGCGATCGCGATGGACAAGTGGGTGACCAAGCTGGTCGCGGAGGCGATCGGCGTACCGACCGCGCCGGGGGTGCTGATGAGCGCGGCGAGCGCGGCGTCGTACCGCTTCACCCACCCGGTCGTCGTGAAGCCGGTCGCCGCCGGCTCCAGCCACGGCGTCTCGCTGGTCCGCACCGCCGACGAGCTCGCCCCGGCGCTGGCCGCCGCCCTCGCGCTCGACGACCGGGTGCTCGTCGAGGACGTCGTCGTCGGTCGGGAGATCGACGTCGCGGTGCTCGCCACCGGCGGCGGTCTCGTGGTGTCGCCGGCGCTGGAGATCGTGGTGGACGGGCTGTTCGACTTCGACGCGAAGTACGGCGGCGGCGCCGACTTCCGGGTGCCGGCCGCCCTCGAGGAGGTGGACCGCAAGGCGCTCGAGGACGCCGCGGTCGCGGTGTACGGCGCGCTCGGGTGCGCCGGCGTGGCCCGCGTCGACTTCTTCCTGACCTCCGACGGGCCAGTACTCAACGAGGTCAACACGATGCCGGGGTTCACGGAGCACTCCCAGGTGCCGCGGATGTTCGCCGCCTCCGGGCTGTCGTACCCCGACCTCGTCGACCTGCTGGTCCGCGACGCGATCGCCCCGTGA
- a CDS encoding NAD(P)/FAD-dependent oxidoreductase, whose product MPTPEHLDVLIIGAGLSGIGAACQLREHHPDRSIAVLEGRAVSGGTWDLFRYPGIRSDSDMFTFGYRWRPWPGDTALADGPLILDYVRTVAREYGVDELIRYDHRVTRANWDSSTARWTVEIEGREPITASFLHACTGYYDYETGHAPVFPGQDDFRGDVVHPQHWPEDYDHTGKKVVVIGSGATAITLVTAMAGTAEHVTMLQRSPTYVLSRPGRDPFATRLARLPLRLRYPVVRWKNILVASGFYQLSRRSPGLVKGVIAKALHRQLDGHVDVDRHFRPSYDPWDQRVCFVPDGDLFKALRRGTASVVTDTVETFTETGIRLTSGAELEADLIVTATGLKLLPFGNIDLEVDGRKVELSDTMAYKALMLSGVPNFVYTIGYTNASWTLKADLVSEYVVRLLSHLDTHGLRSVVPRKDPSVEERPFMDFRSGYVLRALDGLPKQGDRAPWMLKQNYLTDVRTIRKDRIDDGVLAFD is encoded by the coding sequence ATGCCGACTCCCGAGCACCTGGACGTCCTGATCATCGGGGCCGGACTCTCCGGCATCGGGGCCGCCTGCCAACTGCGCGAGCACCATCCCGACCGGAGCATCGCCGTACTCGAGGGGCGCGCCGTCAGCGGCGGCACCTGGGACCTGTTCCGCTACCCGGGCATCCGCAGCGACTCCGACATGTTCACCTTCGGCTACCGCTGGCGCCCCTGGCCCGGCGACACCGCCCTCGCCGACGGGCCGCTGATCCTCGACTACGTCCGCACGGTCGCGCGGGAGTACGGCGTCGACGAGCTGATCCGCTACGACCACCGGGTGACCCGCGCCAACTGGGACTCCTCCACCGCCCGCTGGACGGTGGAGATCGAGGGCCGCGAGCCGATCACGGCGAGCTTCCTGCACGCCTGCACCGGCTACTACGACTACGAGACGGGGCACGCGCCGGTCTTCCCGGGTCAGGACGACTTCCGCGGCGACGTCGTCCACCCCCAGCACTGGCCCGAGGACTACGACCACACCGGCAAGAAGGTCGTCGTGATCGGCAGCGGCGCCACGGCGATCACCCTGGTGACCGCGATGGCCGGCACCGCCGAGCACGTCACGATGCTGCAGCGCTCGCCGACGTACGTCCTCTCCCGGCCGGGCAGGGACCCGTTCGCCACCCGGCTGGCGCGGCTGCCGCTGCGGCTGCGCTATCCCGTCGTGCGGTGGAAGAACATCCTGGTCGCGAGCGGCTTCTACCAGCTCTCCCGCCGCAGCCCGGGCCTGGTCAAGGGCGTGATCGCGAAGGCGCTGCACCGCCAGCTCGACGGGCACGTCGACGTCGACCGGCACTTCCGGCCGTCGTACGACCCCTGGGACCAGCGGGTCTGCTTCGTCCCCGACGGCGACCTGTTCAAGGCGTTGCGTCGGGGCACCGCCTCGGTGGTCACCGACACCGTCGAGACCTTCACCGAGACCGGCATCCGGCTCACCTCCGGGGCGGAGCTCGAGGCCGACCTGATCGTGACGGCCACCGGGCTGAAGCTGCTGCCCTTCGGCAACATCGACCTCGAGGTCGACGGCCGGAAGGTCGAGCTCAGCGACACGATGGCCTACAAGGCGCTGATGCTCAGCGGGGTGCCGAACTTCGTCTACACGATCGGCTACACCAACGCGTCCTGGACCCTGAAGGCCGACCTCGTCAGCGAGTACGTCGTCCGCCTGCTGAGCCACCTCGACACGCACGGCCTGCGCAGCGTCGTACCCCGCAAGGACCCGTCGGTCGAGGAGCGGCCGTTCATGGACTTCCGGTCCGGCTACGTCCTGCGCGCGCTCGACGGACTGCCCAAGCAGGGCGACCGGGCGCCGTGGATGCTGAAGCAGAACTACCTCACCGACGTCCGGACCATCCGCAAGGACCGGATCGACGACGGGGTGCTGGCCTTCGACTGA
- a CDS encoding CaiB/BaiF CoA-transferase family protein, producing MTYELGQGTGPLKGVRVVEIAGIGPGPHACMILADLGADVIRVERPGGQMLAGGAKNLLNRGRPSVALNLKDPEAIATIRTLVADADVLVEGMRPGVAERLGIGPADLEQVNPRLVYGRMTGWGQHGPLAHAAGHDMNYIAITGALFGLGQDKTKPHFPTNLLGDFGGGSTYLVIGILAALLEAKVSGRGQVVDAAIVDGTAHLNAMTAAFVGEGTFKEERAANLLDGGAPFYDVYETSDGRHMSVGALEPQFWAMFIKLLGIEDVVPGQYDLDRYDEMRTLFADTFRARTQAEWVEVFEGTDACVAGIVPISEAAEHPHLKARGTFVTKDDLLQPVPAPRFSRTEATLSTPPSPAPGSHTREALAAWGIADVDGLLERGVAVQT from the coding sequence ATGACGTACGAGCTGGGACAGGGAACGGGTCCACTCAAGGGCGTGAGGGTGGTCGAGATCGCGGGGATCGGGCCGGGCCCGCACGCCTGCATGATCCTGGCCGACCTGGGGGCCGACGTGATCCGGGTCGAGCGGCCGGGCGGGCAGATGCTCGCGGGGGGAGCGAAGAACCTGCTCAACCGCGGCCGACCGAGCGTCGCGCTCAACCTCAAGGATCCCGAGGCGATCGCGACGATCAGGACCCTGGTGGCCGACGCCGACGTCCTGGTCGAGGGAATGCGGCCCGGCGTGGCCGAGCGGCTCGGCATCGGGCCGGCCGACCTGGAGCAGGTCAACCCGCGCCTGGTCTACGGCCGGATGACCGGCTGGGGCCAGCACGGTCCGCTGGCGCACGCGGCCGGCCACGACATGAACTACATCGCCATCACCGGCGCGCTCTTCGGCCTCGGCCAGGACAAGACCAAGCCGCACTTCCCGACCAACCTGCTCGGTGACTTCGGCGGCGGCTCGACGTACCTCGTCATCGGCATCCTCGCCGCCCTCCTCGAGGCGAAGGTCAGCGGCCGGGGGCAGGTCGTCGACGCGGCGATCGTCGACGGCACCGCGCACCTCAACGCGATGACGGCGGCGTTCGTCGGCGAGGGCACCTTCAAGGAGGAGCGCGCGGCCAATCTGCTCGACGGCGGCGCGCCGTTCTACGACGTCTACGAGACCAGCGACGGCCGGCACATGTCGGTCGGCGCGCTCGAGCCGCAGTTCTGGGCGATGTTCATCAAGCTCCTCGGCATCGAGGACGTCGTGCCCGGCCAGTACGACCTCGACCGGTACGACGAGATGCGCACCCTCTTCGCCGACACCTTCCGCGCCCGCACCCAGGCGGAGTGGGTCGAGGTGTTCGAGGGCACCGATGCGTGCGTGGCCGGCATCGTCCCGATCAGCGAGGCGGCCGAGCACCCGCACCTGAAGGCGCGCGGCACCTTCGTCACCAAGGACGACCTGCTGCAGCCGGTGCCCGCGCCGCGCTTCTCCCGCACGGAGGCCACGCTGAGCACCCCGCCGTCCCCGGCGCCGGGCAGCCACACCCGCGAGGCGCTCGCCGCCTGGGGCATCGCGGACGTCGACGGCCTCCTCGAGCGGGGCGTCGCCGTACAGACATGA
- a CDS encoding NAD(P)H-binding protein has translation MSNVLVTGATGFVGKRLVPVLVEQGHHVKAMTRHPETYDAPGEPVFGDVHDPGTLAEALTDVDVAVYLVHSLGDDDFERKDAEAARGFGLAAAAAGIKQIVYLGGLGKDGEDLSAHLRSRREVEELLGSSGIPVTVLRAAIVVGAGGISWEMTRQLVKNLPAMVVPKWAATRTQPIAVDDVTRYLAGVIGNDQAVGRVFEVGGADQLSYLEMLQQASEVMTGRKVPIIKVPVLTPQLSSYWISFITSVDVTTGRNLIDSMGTEVIQTEFAIRDVVPGEPLTYVEAVERALAEG, from the coding sequence ATGAGCAACGTTCTCGTCACCGGCGCCACGGGCTTCGTCGGCAAGCGCCTGGTGCCCGTCCTCGTCGAGCAGGGCCACCACGTGAAGGCGATGACCCGCCACCCCGAGACGTACGACGCCCCGGGCGAGCCGGTCTTCGGCGACGTGCACGATCCGGGCACGCTCGCCGAGGCGCTCACCGACGTCGACGTGGCGGTCTACCTGGTGCACTCGCTCGGCGACGACGACTTCGAGCGCAAGGACGCCGAGGCCGCCCGCGGCTTCGGGCTGGCCGCTGCGGCAGCCGGGATCAAGCAGATCGTCTACCTCGGCGGGCTCGGCAAGGACGGCGAGGACCTGTCGGCCCACCTGCGCTCGCGGCGCGAGGTCGAGGAGCTGCTCGGCTCCTCGGGCATCCCGGTGACCGTGCTGCGCGCGGCGATCGTGGTCGGGGCCGGCGGCATCTCGTGGGAGATGACCCGTCAGCTGGTGAAGAACCTGCCGGCGATGGTGGTGCCGAAGTGGGCGGCCACCCGCACGCAGCCGATCGCCGTCGACGACGTGACCCGCTACCTGGCCGGCGTGATCGGCAACGACCAGGCCGTGGGCCGGGTCTTCGAGGTCGGCGGCGCGGACCAGCTGAGCTACCTGGAGATGCTCCAGCAGGCGTCCGAGGTGATGACCGGCCGCAAGGTGCCGATCATCAAGGTGCCGGTGCTGACGCCGCAGCTGTCGTCGTACTGGATCTCGTTCATCACCAGCGTCGACGTCACCACCGGCCGCAACCTGATCGACTCGATGGGCACCGAGGTGATCCAGACCGAGTTCGCGATCCGGGACGTGGTGCCCGGTGAGCCGCTGACCTACGTCGAGGCGGTGGAGCGGGCGCTGGCGGAGGGGTGA
- a CDS encoding glutamine amidotransferase codes for MKPFLFLGTRAEDLAADGEYDAVLRFSGLDERAVRRIRLERDPLDEVDLADWSGIVLGGGPFNVSDPPERKSPAQHRVETELRGLAEQVVARDFPFLGACYGIGTLGVLRGGVVDRTYAEPIGAVSVTLTDAGREDPLTGVLSDRFDAFLGHKEAVSRLPEGAVLLASSAGCPVQAFRIGSHVYATQFHPELDVEGICTRIEVYRHHGYFDPPDAATLVARARAASVSEPTRLLTRFVELYAR; via the coding sequence GTGAAGCCGTTCCTCTTCCTCGGCACCCGCGCCGAGGACCTCGCCGCCGACGGTGAGTACGACGCCGTCCTGCGCTTCAGCGGCCTCGACGAGCGCGCCGTACGCCGGATCCGCCTCGAGCGCGACCCGCTGGACGAGGTGGACCTCGCGGACTGGTCGGGGATCGTGCTCGGCGGCGGGCCGTTCAACGTCAGCGACCCGCCGGAGCGCAAGAGCCCGGCTCAGCACCGGGTCGAGACCGAGCTGCGCGGCCTGGCCGAGCAGGTGGTCGCGCGCGACTTCCCGTTTCTCGGCGCCTGCTACGGCATCGGCACCCTGGGCGTCCTCCGGGGCGGCGTGGTCGACCGGACCTACGCCGAGCCGATCGGCGCGGTGAGCGTCACCCTCACCGACGCCGGCCGCGAGGATCCGCTGACGGGCGTGCTGTCGGACCGCTTCGACGCCTTCCTCGGTCACAAGGAGGCGGTCAGCCGGCTGCCCGAGGGGGCGGTGCTGCTGGCGAGCAGCGCGGGGTGCCCGGTGCAGGCGTTCCGGATCGGCAGCCACGTCTACGCCACCCAGTTCCACCCCGAGCTCGACGTCGAGGGGATCTGCACACGGATCGAGGTCTACCGCCACCACGGCTACTTCGACCCGCCCGACGCCGCGACCCTGGTGGCCCGGGCCCGCGCGGCCAGCGTCAGCGAGCCGACCCGGCTCTTGACCCGGTTCGTGGAGCTGTACGCGCGCTGA
- a CDS encoding type II CAAX endopeptidase family protein, whose amino-acid sequence MSPVVAWMRRSLWDVVPRDHREPPEILRRRQVVTAGFVVLGAAVLGLSLRIEPGSAWFYLATLLLAGVWTVGAFASGPLHLGRIARRDRLVRPWATPIAVGLALGAVFVAGALLVREIPFLDDQVTAVLDYADQGSLPLLVGITLVNGIAEELFFRGAAYAAIPRRPVLWTSVAYPIATLATGNLMLSFAAVLLGVVVGLERRASGGILAPILTHVTWSLAMLLVLPLIVG is encoded by the coding sequence ATGAGCCCGGTCGTCGCCTGGATGCGGAGATCGCTGTGGGACGTCGTCCCGCGCGATCACCGCGAGCCGCCTGAGATCCTCAGGCGGCGCCAGGTCGTGACGGCCGGGTTCGTCGTTCTCGGCGCGGCCGTCCTCGGCCTCTCGCTGCGGATCGAGCCGGGCAGCGCGTGGTTCTACCTCGCGACCCTGCTGCTGGCCGGGGTGTGGACCGTCGGCGCCTTCGCGTCCGGTCCGCTCCACCTGGGCCGCATCGCCCGCCGCGACCGGCTGGTCCGACCGTGGGCGACGCCGATCGCGGTCGGTCTCGCGCTCGGCGCGGTCTTCGTCGCCGGCGCCCTGCTGGTCCGCGAGATCCCGTTCCTTGACGACCAGGTCACCGCCGTACTCGACTACGCCGACCAGGGCTCGCTGCCGCTCCTGGTCGGGATCACCCTGGTCAACGGGATCGCCGAGGAGCTGTTCTTCCGAGGTGCGGCGTACGCCGCCATCCCGCGGCGGCCGGTGCTCTGGACGAGCGTCGCCTACCCGATCGCCACCCTCGCCACCGGCAACCTGATGCTGTCCTTCGCCGCCGTGCTGCTCGGCGTGGTCGTCGGCCTCGAGCGGCGCGCCTCCGGCGGCATCCTGGCCCCGATCCTCACCCACGTGACCTGGTCGCTGGCCATGCTGCTGGTGCTGCCGCTGATCGTGGGGTAG
- a CDS encoding MerR family transcriptional regulator, with product MADDELLTLDELTARVGMSVRNVRFYTTKGLVPPPIRRGRSGYYVADHVARLELVRELQQHGFTLSAIERYLVAIPADATPEDIALHRTMLAPWQADAPAELTRAELDLRTGRTLSDGDLATLAALGIAFRNKRGRYEVSMSQLPVGLGLLDLGFPTEAAIAAADVYAAHGRQLAQELNELFRTMVWPVYRDAGAAPERIQEVVERLKPLSIASLVSAYEAAMDETKRERIAERARRASGTEGAEA from the coding sequence ATGGCGGACGACGAGCTGCTCACGCTCGATGAGCTGACGGCCCGGGTCGGCATGAGCGTGCGCAACGTGCGCTTCTACACGACCAAGGGGCTGGTGCCGCCGCCGATCAGGCGCGGACGGTCGGGCTACTACGTCGCCGACCACGTCGCCCGGCTCGAGCTGGTCCGCGAGCTGCAGCAGCACGGCTTCACGCTCTCGGCGATCGAGCGGTACCTCGTCGCGATCCCCGCCGACGCCACCCCCGAGGACATCGCGCTGCACCGCACGATGCTCGCGCCCTGGCAGGCCGACGCCCCGGCCGAGCTCACCCGCGCGGAGCTGGACCTTCGTACCGGGCGCACGCTCAGCGACGGCGACCTGGCCACCCTCGCGGCGCTCGGCATCGCGTTCCGCAACAAGCGCGGGCGCTACGAGGTGTCGATGTCGCAGCTGCCGGTCGGGCTGGGTCTGCTCGACCTCGGCTTCCCGACCGAGGCGGCGATCGCCGCGGCCGACGTGTACGCCGCCCACGGCCGCCAGCTCGCGCAGGAGCTCAACGAGCTGTTCCGCACCATGGTGTGGCCGGTCTACCGCGACGCCGGGGCCGCCCCCGAGCGGATCCAGGAGGTCGTCGAGCGGCTCAAGCCGCTCTCGATCGCCAGCCTGGTCTCGGCCTACGAAGCCGCCATGGACGAGACCAAGCGCGAGCGGATCGCCGAGCGCGCCCGCCGCGCGAGCGGCACCGAGGGCGCCGAGGCCTGA
- the alr gene encoding alanine racemase gives MSAVPVTVVAPRAVGPRLEIDPAAIAANTRLLAGRATGDLMAVVKADGFGHGAVTVARTALANGATSLGVTSIAEGLALREAGLRAPVLSWLNPVDADFATAVDNDLDLAVPSAAHLETILRTAPGARVHLHLDTGLARDGAEPTAWARLCRTARRAEQAGRLRVVGVMGHLACADEPDHPANAAGRTRFAWGVETARAAGLRPVVRHLAATSATLTDPRSHHTAVRVGAGLVGIDPSGTTALTWAMTLTAPVVSVRRVRGGTPVGYGHTWTTRRATTLALLPLGYADGLPRAVSGRAEVLLRGRRWPVVGRVSMDQVVVDVGDEPVLAGETATLLGPGDAGEPTPADWAAWADTLPHEVVTGFGPRVARTTAISSLRGVR, from the coding sequence GTGAGCGCCGTGCCGGTGACCGTCGTCGCCCCCCGCGCGGTCGGCCCGCGCCTCGAGATCGACCCGGCGGCGATCGCCGCCAACACCCGGCTGCTCGCCGGCCGCGCCACGGGCGACCTGATGGCGGTCGTGAAGGCCGACGGGTTCGGCCACGGGGCCGTGACCGTCGCCCGCACCGCCCTGGCCAACGGCGCCACCAGCCTCGGTGTCACGAGCATCGCCGAGGGCCTCGCCCTGCGGGAGGCCGGGCTGCGGGCGCCGGTGCTGAGCTGGCTCAACCCGGTCGACGCCGACTTCGCGACCGCCGTGGACAACGACCTCGACCTCGCCGTCCCGTCCGCGGCGCACCTGGAGACGATCCTGCGCACCGCGCCGGGAGCACGGGTCCACCTGCACCTGGACACCGGGCTGGCCCGCGACGGTGCCGAGCCGACCGCCTGGGCCCGGCTGTGCCGGACCGCTCGCCGGGCCGAGCAGGCCGGCCGGCTGCGTGTCGTCGGCGTGATGGGCCACCTGGCCTGCGCCGACGAGCCGGACCACCCCGCGAACGCCGCCGGGCGGACCCGGTTCGCCTGGGGCGTCGAGACGGCGCGGGCGGCCGGGCTGCGGCCCGTCGTACGCCACCTCGCCGCGACGTCCGCCACCCTGACCGACCCGCGGAGCCACCACACGGCCGTCCGCGTCGGCGCCGGCCTGGTCGGCATCGACCCCAGCGGGACCACCGCGCTCACCTGGGCGATGACGCTCACCGCACCCGTGGTCTCGGTCCGCCGGGTCCGCGGCGGCACGCCCGTCGGCTACGGGCACACCTGGACCACGCGGCGGGCGACCACGCTCGCGCTGCTCCCCCTCGGGTACGCCGACGGGCTGCCTCGAGCCGTCTCGGGCCGCGCGGAGGTGCTGCTGCGCGGCCGCCGATGGCCGGTCGTCGGCCGGGTGTCGATGGACCAGGTGGTCGTCGACGTCGGCGACGAGCCGGTGCTGGCCGGCGAGACCGCGACCCTGCTCGGCCCCGGCGACGCCGGCGAGCCGACCCCGGCGGACTGGGCCGCCTGGGCGGACACCCTGCCGCACGAGGTGGTCACCGGCTTCGGCCCGCGCGTCGCCCGGACCACGGCGATCTCCTCGCTCCGCGGTGTCCGATGA
- a CDS encoding M15 family metallopeptidase, protein MTILLSDPRVAAVPVHECGEPLVRLDAGFGPARALVRAGLADRLVAARRALPLGIAIRVVEGHRSVGDQRAIVAAYDAEVRAAHPDVTDAATIARLVSRFVAPVEVAPHVAGAAVDLTLVDVCGDELDLGTPIDATPEQSDGRCFTAANGIGPDARAHRDLLARVLGGAGLVNYPTEWWHWSFGDRYWALATGAAAAAYGPLDAMVAA, encoded by the coding sequence ATGACGATCCTGCTGTCCGACCCCCGCGTCGCCGCGGTCCCGGTGCACGAGTGCGGCGAGCCGCTGGTCCGCCTCGACGCGGGCTTCGGCCCGGCCCGCGCCCTGGTCCGCGCCGGGCTCGCGGACCGCCTCGTCGCCGCCCGGCGCGCGCTCCCGCTCGGCATCGCGATCAGGGTCGTCGAGGGGCACCGGTCGGTCGGCGACCAGCGCGCGATCGTCGCGGCGTACGACGCGGAGGTCCGCGCCGCCCACCCCGACGTCACCGACGCCGCGACGATCGCCCGGCTGGTCAGCCGGTTCGTGGCCCCGGTCGAGGTCGCGCCCCACGTCGCCGGCGCCGCCGTCGACCTGACCCTGGTCGACGTCTGCGGCGACGAGCTCGATCTCGGTACGCCGATCGACGCGACCCCCGAGCAGTCCGACGGCCGGTGCTTCACCGCCGCGAACGGCATCGGCCCGGACGCCCGCGCCCACCGCGACCTGTTGGCCCGGGTGCTGGGCGGGGCCGGGCTGGTGAACTACCCGACCGAGTGGTGGCACTGGAGCTTCGGCGACCGGTACTGGGCGCTCGCGACCGGAGCCGCGGCGGCGGCGTACGGCCCTCTCGACGCGATGGTCGCAGCGTGA
- a CDS encoding CsbD family protein has protein sequence MSFVDKAKNKAEEVKGQGKEHAGKATDDPQLEAEGHADQTSGKAKQAGEHVKDAAKDLKDGFTK, from the coding sequence ATGAGCTTCGTGGACAAGGCCAAGAACAAGGCAGAGGAGGTCAAGGGCCAGGGCAAGGAGCACGCCGGCAAGGCGACCGACGACCCGCAGCTCGAGGCGGAGGGTCACGCCGACCAGACGTCCGGCAAGGCCAAGCAGGCCGGCGAGCACGTGAAGGATGCTGCGAAGGACCTGAAGGACGGGTTCACGAAGTAG